CCAAGATGCACCAACTCAGGAGTCTCAGAGTCAAGGATTTCAATATCAGGATGGCGAACTTCCAGACCAAACCCATCATAATTGTCTAATAAAACCTGGCCGCTGACGATAATTCTCTGTCCTTTTTTATATCGATTAGAAAGATATCTTTCATTAAAATTAAACCATTTGAGCATGAGATGACCTGTATCGTCTCCAACAACAATCTTGAAAATTTTTCTTCTTGTTCTGGTAAGGGAAATATCTTTGACCAAGATCTTGGCTACAAATGTTTGTAGCTCTCCTGCCTTAAGTTCAGATATATTTTTTAAGTGGGCTCTGTCTTCATATCTTCTGGGTAAAAAAAACAGGGCATCATTGATGGTCTCAATATTTAGCTTTTTAAAAAACAATGCTCTTTTAGGACCAACCCCTTTAATATATTGAATCGATTTTTGAAAAATAGATAATGTAGGAGTTGAGCCGAGATTCTCAATCATCTTGAACCTGTTGATATCTGCTTTATAATATCTGAATTATGAAAAGCCTGGGAGCTATCCTTCAGCCAAAAAATCTCAATTTTTGAACTGTGCGGATTTGAAAGTTTTATTCTTCTTTAAATAAAGCATTGAGGTCTTCTAATAGACTCTTACAATCGGCCCCCTGCAGACTTGCTGCATCCTCAATGGTGTCAGAATTGGAAATCAAGCATCCTAAACAATCCATATTATGTTTTTTAAAAACATTGATAACATCAGGATGAGACCTTAAGGCTTCATCAATTGACATATCTTTTTTAAACTTCATATTCGCTCCATTTTAAAAAAAGCTTGATTTAAGATTTGATTTGTGTTAAAAATTTCTCCTTTTAAAGGAGGTGTTTAACATTGTCAAGAAAATGTGATATCTGTGGTAAGGAACCTCAATTTGGTCATAAAATTAGCCATGCCCATAATGTAACAAAGAGAAAATGGTATCCAAATATTCAAAATATAAGAATTATTGTTAATGGCCAGCCTAAAAAGGCAAAAGTATGTACCCAGTGTATTAAGTCAGGAAAAATTCAAAAAGCATCTTAAGCGTCTCTGTTCTAACTTTTAGCCTTCCTTCTCTGTAAAAAGTAATGCTCTTTGACCCTATCTACGCTGTGTACTGATTTAATCCTACTTATATTTTTAATGACCCTTTGAAGCTGTGCGAGATCAAAAATATCTATCAAAAAGTATATATACGCCTTTTTTCCTTCTGCTGGCTGAATGTTAGCTTGATTTATATTAACATCACATTCAGATATGGCAGAACTCACCTTTGCCAGAACACCTGGGATGTCATCGGCATAAACAGAGATTTTTACTGAGTGAGGTATCTTCTTCTTAACGTCCCAAACAACTCCTATTTTTCTCTCAAGACCATAATTCAGACCAGCAACTGTTGGACAATCTGCCGTATGAACTGTCACCCCTCTTCCCCTTGTGATATAACCAATAATCTTATCTCCGGGCACTGGATTACAACATTTTGCATAGCGAATAAGGATATCCTCAACACCATTAATCTTAACAGCCCCCTCTCCCTTTCTTTTGGTAAACCTATCTACAATTTTATGTAACTCTGATTTTTCTTTCTTTTTCCATTCTTCTAAGGTCTTCTCTGGAATGAGTTTTGTTATGATCTGATTTACAGAGATTTTTCCAAAACCTATTTCTGCTAATAGGTCTTCGATTTTTTGAAATCTCAATTTCTCTACCAGTTCCTTGAATTCATCTGACTTTAATATCTTTGAAGGTTTGGTCTCGTATTTTTGTAACTCTTTTTCAAGAATTTCTCTGCCTAGAACAATGCTTCTTTCTTTCTGTTCTTTCTTTATCCATGCTCTTATCTTAGTTTTTGCCCGGGATGTTTTCACAAATCTCAGCCAGTCTCTGCTTGGGACATGGTTCGGGGATGTTAAAATTTCTATTATATCTCCATTTTTTAATTTGTATTTTAAAGGGACAATCTTTCCGTTGACCTTAGCACCAACACATTGATTTCCCAAGTCTGTATGGATTTGGTAGGCAAAATCTACAGGACTAGCGCCTTCTGACAAGCTCTTCACCTCTCCTTTAGGTGTAAAGACATAAACCTCGTCAGGGAAGAGGTCGACCTTAACGGTTTCCATAAACTCCTTTGGATCTTTTAGATCCTGCTGCCATTCTAAGAGCTGTCTTAGCCAGAAGAATTTCTCATCATACTTCTCATCTTTTTCTTTTCCTTCTTTATAGCGCCAGTGAGCTGCAATACCATATTCTGCTATCTTGTGCATATCCTCGGTTCTAATCTGAAATTCAACTCTTTGTCCCTGAGGACCTATAATAGTAGTATGGAGGGAT
This sequence is a window from Nitrospinota bacterium. Protein-coding genes within it:
- the rpmB gene encoding 50S ribosomal protein L28, with the protein product MSRKCDICGKEPQFGHKISHAHNVTKRKWYPNIQNIRIIVNGQPKKAKVCTQCIKSGKIQKAS
- a CDS encoding bifunctional (p)ppGpp synthetase/guanosine-3',5'-bis(diphosphate) 3'-pyrophosphohydrolase, producing MVRIEDIRDWVLSYNPDADLDVIERAYIYSAKVHRGQTRLSGEPYISHPLEVAGILAKLKMDSITIAAGLLHDTVEDGYTTLEEIKILFGDEMVSLVDGVTKMGKMKFSSREEKQAENFRKMLIAMAKDIRVLLIKLADRLNNMQTLQFIPVDKQLRTSRETMDIYAPLANRLGIGWIRGELEDVSFNYLNPKSYMEIKENIDEIIQQREEYINKVKDIVQKELKETDICHNTIGRTKSIFSVYKKMQNQDIPFDQVYDLMALRITTDSIRNCYSILGVIHSLWKPVPGRFKDYIAMPKANMYQSLHTTIIGPQGQRVEFQIRTEDMHKIAEYGIAAHWRYKEGKEKDEKYDEKFFWLRQLLEWQQDLKDPKEFMETVKVDLFPDEVYVFTPKGEVKSLSEGASPVDFAYQIHTDLGNQCVGAKVNGKIVPLKYKLKNGDIIEILTSPNHVPSRDWLRFVKTSRAKTKIRAWIKKEQKERSIVLGREILEKELQKYETKPSKILKSDEFKELVEKLRFQKIEDLLAEIGFGKISVNQIITKLIPEKTLEEWKKKEKSELHKIVDRFTKRKGEGAVKINGVEDILIRYAKCCNPVPGDKIIGYITRGRGVTVHTADCPTVAGLNYGLERKIGVVWDVKKKIPHSVKISVYADDIPGVLAKVSSAISECDVNINQANIQPAEGKKAYIYFLIDIFDLAQLQRVIKNISRIKSVHSVDRVKEHYFLQRRKAKS
- a CDS encoding DUF1858 domain-containing protein, which gives rise to MKFKKDMSIDEALRSHPDVINVFKKHNMDCLGCLISNSDTIEDAASLQGADCKSLLEDLNALFKEE